One window of the Leptotrichia massiliensis genome contains the following:
- a CDS encoding tetratricopeptide repeat protein — protein MKKVLIGLFLVASLSVLGAKNTKKAASTQNYTKNVNNQYSVVDGNLMNMYSKEKNEFKNKYIALTEKRDKKNLIALLKEYVKKYPNDAYAYEEIGTDYAILGNQKEAENYYLKAIELGDNDTGAYSLVLLYSDEDSLKLLNLTAKEKKEKMNIADKYEKQLSDAGFTHDKLKQLREHKQMALIGNAYSIYRLALHYYGTKNYKMAEKYAKDFLEFDNENPEILNMLKNVSK, from the coding sequence ATGAAAAAAGTTTTAATTGGATTGTTTTTGGTAGCAAGTTTAAGTGTTTTAGGTGCGAAAAATACAAAAAAAGCAGCAAGTACCCAAAATTATACTAAAAATGTAAATAATCAATATTCTGTAGTAGATGGAAACCTTATGAATATGTATTCAAAAGAAAAAAATGAATTTAAGAATAAATATATTGCTTTAACTGAAAAGAGAGATAAGAAAAATTTAATTGCATTATTAAAAGAATATGTTAAAAAATATCCAAATGATGCTTACGCTTATGAAGAGATAGGAACTGATTATGCTATATTAGGTAATCAAAAAGAGGCAGAGAATTATTATTTAAAAGCAATTGAGTTAGGAGATAATGACACAGGAGCTTACTCACTGGTTTTATTATACAGTGATGAAGATTCTCTAAAATTATTAAATTTAACTGCTAAAGAGAAAAAAGAAAAAATGAACATAGCAGATAAATATGAAAAGCAACTATCAGATGCTGGTTTTACACATGACAAACTTAAACAACTTAGAGAACACAAACAAATGGCATTAATTGGTAATGCATACTCAATATACCGATTAGCACTCCATTATTATGGTACTAAAAATTATAAGATGGCAGAAAAATATGCGAAGGACTTTTTAGAATTTGATAACGAAAATCCAGAAATTTTAAATATGCTAAAAAATGTTTCAAAATAA
- the tsf gene encoding translation elongation factor Ts, whose product MAITTALIKELRERTGAGMLDCKKALQENDGDIEKAIDWLREKGIAKAAKKSGRVAAEGLVFAAISEDRKKGAILEFNSETDFVAKNDEFKSFGEKLVALTLSHDLTSEDELKAFELEGKTVETHLTELIAKIGENMNIRRLKVVSTDGFIETYIHLGGKIGVLLNVNGEATSENIEKAKGVAMHIAAMDPKYLDKSQVTADDLEREKEIARHQLESEGKPANIIEKILEGKMRKFYEENCLVQQKYVRDDSVTIEQFIAPSTINSFDRFKVGEGIEREEVDFAAEVAAQISGN is encoded by the coding sequence GTGGCAATTACAACAGCACTTATTAAAGAATTAAGAGAAAGAACAGGAGCAGGAATGCTTGACTGTAAAAAAGCTTTACAAGAAAATGACGGAGATATTGAAAAAGCAATTGACTGGTTAAGAGAAAAAGGGATTGCTAAGGCAGCTAAAAAATCTGGAAGAGTTGCAGCGGAAGGATTGGTATTTGCAGCGATTTCTGAAGATAGAAAAAAAGGTGCTATCTTGGAATTCAACTCTGAAACTGACTTCGTTGCTAAAAACGATGAATTCAAATCTTTTGGAGAAAAATTGGTAGCATTGACTTTAAGCCATGATTTAACAAGCGAAGACGAATTAAAAGCATTTGAACTTGAAGGAAAAACTGTTGAAACTCATTTGACAGAATTAATCGCTAAAATTGGTGAAAATATGAATATTAGAAGATTAAAAGTTGTTTCAACTGACGGATTCATCGAAACTTATATTCACTTAGGTGGAAAAATCGGTGTATTATTAAATGTTAATGGAGAAGCTACTTCTGAAAACATTGAAAAAGCAAAAGGTGTTGCAATGCATATCGCAGCAATGGATCCAAAATATTTGGATAAATCACAAGTTACAGCTGATGATTTGGAAAGAGAGAAAGAAATCGCAAGACATCAATTGGAATCAGAAGGAAAACCAGCTAATATTATTGAAAAAATATTAGAAGGAAAAATGAGAAAATTCTACGAAGAAAACTGTTTAGTGCAACAAAAATATGTTAGAGATGACAGCGTTACTATCGAACAATTTATTGCCCCAAGTACAATAAATTCATTTGACAGATTTAAAGTTGGAGAAGGAATCGAAAGAGAAGAAGTAGATTTTGCTGCTGAAGTAGCTGCACAAATTTCTGGAAATTAG
- the pyrH gene encoding UMP kinase — protein sequence MEVPIMLKYKRILLKLSGEALAGNKEFGFSNEVLESFAKQIKDVHEKGVQIAIVIGGGNIFRGISGMEKGFDRVTGDTMGMLATIMNGLALQNAIESIGVPTRVMTALQMPQVAELYIRRKAIRHLEKGRVVIFAGGTSNPYFTTDSSGALRAVEIQADVLAKGTKVDGIYDKDPMKFDDAVRYETVTFDEAISKNLGVMDTAALSLCRENHMPIVVFNALEEGNILKMAQGDNIGTTVKK from the coding sequence ATGGAGGTTCCTATAATGCTTAAATATAAAAGAATATTATTAAAACTAAGTGGAGAAGCACTTGCAGGGAATAAGGAATTTGGTTTTTCAAATGAAGTGCTTGAAAGTTTTGCAAAACAGATAAAGGATGTACATGAAAAAGGTGTACAAATTGCTATTGTTATCGGTGGTGGAAATATTTTCCGTGGAATAAGCGGGATGGAAAAAGGCTTTGACAGAGTGACTGGAGATACGATGGGAATGCTTGCGACAATTATGAATGGACTTGCACTGCAAAATGCAATTGAAAGCATAGGAGTACCAACGAGAGTCATGACAGCACTTCAAATGCCGCAAGTAGCCGAACTTTATATTAGACGTAAAGCAATAAGACATCTGGAAAAAGGAAGAGTTGTTATTTTTGCAGGTGGAACAAGCAATCCTTATTTTACAACAGATTCTTCGGGAGCATTAAGAGCTGTGGAAATCCAGGCAGATGTACTTGCGAAAGGAACAAAAGTTGATGGAATTTATGATAAAGATCCGATGAAATTTGATGACGCTGTAAGATACGAGACAGTAACTTTTGATGAAGCTATTTCAAAAAATCTTGGAGTAATGGATACAGCGGCACTTTCATTATGTAGAGAAAATCATATGCCGATTGTGGTGTTTAACGCTTTGGAAGAAGGAAATATATTAAAAATGGCTCAAGGCGATAATATAGGAACAACTGTAAAAAAATAA
- a CDS encoding HAD family hydrolase, whose product MKKKIIVYDFDKTIYDGETGVNFSTFYLKKYPLKSILFLIKYSKDLLFYLIKIINLTTLKERYFEFLETHSREEIEQLVADFWETKKHKIYPWIKSELEKNKKECEMVIVSSASPLFLIEKFLLSLGYDKVFGTNFVNDNKETFIAKIDGENNKGDEKVKKLNEWAKQNDFEYEITEFYSDSLADKPLYDISKKTYWIKNGVKLEGMPPRKTLFDKLFWK is encoded by the coding sequence ATGAAAAAAAAAATTATAGTTTATGATTTTGACAAAACAATCTACGATGGAGAAACTGGTGTTAACTTTTCCACATTTTATTTAAAAAAATATCCACTAAAATCTATTTTATTTTTGATAAAATATTCAAAGGATTTACTTTTTTATCTAATAAAAATAATAAATTTGACTACTTTGAAAGAAAGATATTTTGAATTTTTGGAAACTCATTCAAGAGAAGAAATTGAACAATTAGTCGCAGATTTTTGGGAAACAAAAAAACATAAAATTTATCCGTGGATAAAAAGCGAACTGGAAAAAAACAAAAAAGAATGCGAAATGGTTATCGTTTCTTCTGCAAGCCCATTATTTCTAATAGAAAAATTTTTATTGTCACTTGGCTATGACAAGGTCTTTGGTACAAATTTTGTAAACGATAACAAGGAAACTTTCATTGCTAAAATTGATGGGGAAAATAATAAAGGCGATGAAAAAGTAAAGAAATTGAACGAATGGGCAAAACAAAATGATTTTGAGTACGAAATCACAGAATTTTATTCTGATAGCTTGGCAGACAAGCCACTTTATGATATTTCCAAAAAAACATACTGGATTAAAAATGGAGTTAAACTGGAAGGAATGCCACCTCGAAAAACATTATTTGATAAATTATTTTGGAAATAA
- a CDS encoding viral A-type inclusion protein produces the protein MNKLKKIALLSVLVFGISVLSYSYEDYYQKIYTVKISKNDLFKIVNATKNQQKKLSKIFDEYQKKAERVEKDLVQFDGKKAKIGKIEEDRYRAIARVLSNEQLEAYNSYINSQKSLFNEKNDKVKNFIDSMDLSNEQKVRILKYERDFKREVGKLKDQRLTEENFIEKYQELKQERNEKMRTVLLDDQVKLIENF, from the coding sequence ATGAATAAATTAAAAAAAATAGCACTTTTATCAGTATTGGTGTTTGGAATAAGTGTTTTGTCTTATTCCTATGAAGATTACTATCAAAAAATTTATACAGTGAAAATTTCTAAAAATGATTTGTTTAAAATCGTAAATGCAACTAAAAATCAGCAAAAAAAATTGTCAAAAATATTTGATGAATATCAAAAAAAGGCTGAGAGAGTAGAAAAGGATTTAGTCCAGTTTGATGGGAAAAAAGCTAAAATTGGTAAAATAGAAGAAGACAGATACAGAGCAATTGCAAGAGTTTTGTCAAATGAACAGCTGGAAGCTTATAATTCTTATATAAATTCCCAAAAGAGCTTGTTTAACGAAAAAAATGATAAAGTAAAAAACTTTATTGACAGTATGGATTTGTCAAATGAGCAAAAAGTACGTATTTTGAAATATGAGCGGGATTTTAAACGAGAAGTCGGTAAATTAAAGGATCAAAGATTGACAGAAGAGAATTTTATTGAAAAATATCAAGAATTAAAGCAGGAAAGAAATGAAAAAATGCGTACAGTTTTGTTAGATGATCAGGTAAAATTGATAGAAAATTTTTAA
- a CDS encoding tetratricopeptide repeat protein yields MKKVLMGLFLIASLSILGINKGKSPMEHDINYVWYHYELDSKYENLFSKQKKEFKDKWDIYQDKNDHKNFIVLLKKYIEKYPNDAYAYEALGTMYMATNNFKEAEKNYLKAMELGDNDTAKFSLVVLYSKKELNNDKEKSKLAEKYYEELKKEGFKSYDSLEILRASKTGALLGSAKAIFGLAAYYDNYENYKISEKYATKFLEFDKENLDNLTFLSNAYIAQKKYAESEKLFLPLAQKGMMQAQYLLALGYYHAGNLKESEKWAKKTLEKPERKQSDDIEAAKELLNRINSKLKELNKK; encoded by the coding sequence ATGAAAAAAGTTTTAATGGGATTATTTTTAATAGCAAGTTTAAGTATTTTGGGTATAAATAAAGGAAAATCTCCAATGGAGCATGATATAAATTATGTATGGTATCATTATGAATTGGATTCTAAGTATGAAAACCTATTTTCAAAACAAAAAAAGGAATTTAAGGATAAGTGGGACATTTACCAAGATAAGAATGATCATAAAAATTTTATTGTGCTACTAAAAAAATATATTGAGAAATATCCAAACGATGCTTATGCCTATGAAGCTCTAGGTACAATGTATATGGCAACGAATAATTTTAAGGAAGCAGAAAAAAATTATTTAAAAGCTATGGAGCTGGGAGATAATGATACAGCGAAATTTTCTTTAGTTGTTCTGTATAGCAAGAAAGAGTTAAATAATGATAAAGAAAAATCAAAACTTGCTGAGAAATATTATGAAGAACTAAAAAAAGAAGGATTCAAATCATATGACAGCCTTGAAATTCTTAGAGCTTCTAAAACTGGGGCATTACTAGGAAGTGCTAAGGCGATATTTGGATTAGCGGCTTATTATGATAATTATGAAAACTATAAAATATCAGAAAAATATGCTACAAAATTTTTGGAATTTGATAAGGAAAATTTAGATAATTTAACGTTTTTAAGCAACGCATACATTGCTCAAAAAAAATATGCTGAATCAGAAAAACTATTTTTACCACTCGCTCAAAAAGGAATGATGCAGGCACAATATCTTTTAGCACTTGGATATTATCACGCTGGAAATCTTAAGGAATCAGAAAAATGGGCTAAAAAGACGCTGGAAAAACCTGAAAGAAAACAGTCAGATGATATTGAAGCAGCGAAAGAATTGCTGAATCGAATAAATTCAAAATTAAAAGAATTAAATAAAAAATAA
- a CDS encoding tetratricopeptide repeat protein has translation MMKTMKKFLVGLFLVASLSVLGANVNIERKLSTDREDKFLMLDEVSYVPHYEKFMNTYAKEKDDFRKNFRAMQEKNDNKGLIALMKKYIEKYPDDAYAYEVMGSLYVSENNTKEADKYFSKAIELGDDDTGKYSFVLLYANEKKGAKRKQADKYFEELSQGSYSERGLRELRISKTEALTGNAYAILRLAAFYYDSGHPRQAEKYAKEFLEFDKEDYFIIEMLSGTYFEQKKYAEAEKFLLPLAKKGNTQAQWFLAMVYFETKKFKEAESWAKKALDGAKKEGSFSKHIEQLLMMLDGELNK, from the coding sequence ATGATGAAAACTATGAAAAAATTTTTAGTTGGACTATTTTTAGTAGCAAGTTTAAGTGTTCTAGGTGCAAATGTAAATATCGAACGTAAATTAAGCACTGATAGGGAAGATAAGTTTTTAATGCTGGATGAAGTTAGTTATGTACCACATTATGAAAAATTTATGAATACTTATGCAAAAGAAAAAGATGATTTTAGAAAAAATTTCCGAGCTATGCAGGAAAAAAATGATAATAAAGGTTTAATTGCTCTAATGAAAAAATACATTGAAAAATATCCAGATGATGCTTATGCATACGAAGTTATGGGATCATTATATGTTTCAGAGAATAATACAAAGGAAGCTGATAAATATTTTTCAAAAGCTATTGAATTAGGTGATGATGATACTGGTAAATATTCTTTTGTTCTTTTATATGCAAATGAAAAAAAGGGAGCCAAAAGGAAACAGGCTGATAAATATTTTGAAGAATTATCACAAGGAAGTTATTCAGAAAGAGGGCTTAGGGAACTTAGAATAAGTAAAACCGAAGCATTGACTGGTAATGCTTATGCGATATTAAGATTAGCAGCTTTTTATTATGATTCTGGACATCCTAGACAAGCTGAAAAATATGCAAAAGAGTTTTTAGAATTTGATAAAGAAGATTACTTTATTATAGAAATGCTGTCTGGAACATATTTTGAACAAAAAAAATATGCGGAAGCAGAGAAATTTCTTTTACCACTTGCGAAAAAAGGGAATACACAAGCACAATGGTTTTTAGCAATGGTATATTTTGAAACTAAGAAGTTTAAAGAAGCAGAAAGCTGGGCAAAAAAGGCATTAGATGGAGCTAAAAAAGAAGGTTCTTTTAGTAAACATATAGAACAATTATTAATGATGTTAGATGGAGAATTAAATAAATAA
- a CDS encoding tetratricopeptide repeat protein, with protein MKKVLIGLFLVASLGVLGAKNQTLDTANDVKKGKYFLDHEITYVEAHYEIDPKYENIYSKEKKEFKDKSIAYVNKKDYKSLAELFKKYIEKYPDDAFGYETLGTTYMAIDNFKESEKYYLKAIELGDTDTGKYSLALLYIDEDLNKDKQKIELGKKYIEELENEGFKSHYSLKDLRNTKNTALIGNAYATLRLAAFYSNYGNHKMAEKYATEFLEFDKEDVQNLNILSEAYIAQKKYSESEKFFLPLAQKGNSQAQYLLALGYYYAENLREAESWAKKALVQAEKRKHSDNTRAVKELLSFINSKSKMQNKK; from the coding sequence ATGAAAAAAGTTTTAATTGGATTGTTTTTGGTAGCAAGTTTAGGTGTTTTAGGTGCAAAAAATCAAACTCTAGATACAGCAAATGATGTAAAAAAAGGAAAATATTTTTTAGATCATGAGATAACTTATGTAGAAGCTCATTATGAAATAGATCCTAAATATGAAAATATATACTCAAAAGAAAAGAAAGAGTTTAAAGATAAGTCGATAGCTTATGTGAATAAAAAAGACTATAAAAGTTTAGCCGAACTATTCAAAAAATATATTGAAAAATATCCAGATGATGCTTTTGGTTACGAAACTTTAGGTACAACATACATGGCAATAGATAATTTTAAGGAATCAGAAAAATATTATTTAAAGGCTATAGAGCTTGGTGATACTGATACTGGTAAATATTCATTGGCTCTTTTGTATATTGACGAAGATTTAAATAAAGACAAGCAAAAAATTGAACTTGGTAAAAAATACATCGAGGAATTAGAAAATGAAGGATTTAAATCTCATTATAGCCTTAAGGATCTTAGGAATACTAAAAATACTGCATTAATAGGAAATGCTTATGCAACATTAAGATTAGCGGCTTTTTATAGTAATTATGGAAATCATAAGATGGCAGAAAAATACGCAACTGAGTTTTTAGAATTTGATAAGGAAGATGTCCAAAACTTGAACATATTGAGTGAAGCATATATTGCTCAGAAAAAATATTCAGAATCAGAAAAATTCTTTTTACCACTTGCTCAAAAAGGAAATTCACAAGCACAATACCTTTTAGCACTTGGGTATTATTATGCTGAAAATCTTAGAGAAGCGGAAAGCTGGGCTAAAAAGGCGTTGGTGCAAGCTGAAAAAAGAAAACATTCAGATAATACTAGAGCAGTAAAAGAATTATTGAGTTTTATAAATTCAAAGTCAAAAATGCAAAATAAAAAGTAG
- the rpsB gene encoding 30S ribosomal protein S2 has translation MAVITMKQLLEVGAHFGHQAKRWNPKMKPYIFTERNGIHILDLHQTLGATEAAYEFVRQISEEGGKVLFVGTKKQAQEAIKEEAERAGGFYVNHRWLGGLLTNLDTIKTRVKRLKELEEMDADGTLDEAYTKKEAGLLRKEMAKLSKNIGGIKEMNTLPAALFVVDIKKEFLALEEAKKLGIPVIALIDTNVDPDLVTYKIPANDDAIRSVKLFAQVIANAAIEGNGGIENVVEGAEVEVPANEEIAEEVVEETTEA, from the coding sequence ATGGCAGTAATTACAATGAAACAATTATTAGAAGTAGGAGCACATTTTGGACATCAAGCAAAAAGATGGAATCCTAAAATGAAACCTTATATCTTTACAGAAAGAAATGGAATCCACATTTTGGATTTACACCAAACTTTAGGAGCAACTGAAGCAGCTTACGAATTTGTAAGACAAATTTCTGAAGAAGGTGGAAAAGTATTATTCGTAGGAACTAAAAAACAAGCTCAAGAAGCTATTAAAGAAGAAGCAGAAAGAGCTGGAGGATTCTATGTAAACCACAGATGGTTAGGTGGACTTTTAACTAATTTAGACACAATAAAAACAAGAGTAAAAAGATTAAAAGAACTTGAAGAAATGGATGCTGACGGAACTTTAGATGAAGCATACACTAAAAAAGAAGCAGGATTATTAAGAAAAGAAATGGCAAAACTTTCTAAAAATATTGGTGGAATTAAAGAAATGAACACTTTACCAGCTGCATTGTTTGTAGTTGACATCAAAAAAGAATTCTTAGCATTAGAAGAAGCTAAAAAATTAGGAATTCCTGTAATCGCATTAATCGATACAAACGTAGATCCTGATTTAGTAACTTACAAAATCCCAGCAAATGATGATGCTATAAGATCAGTAAAATTATTTGCACAAGTTATTGCAAATGCTGCAATTGAAGGAAACGGTGGAATCGAAAATGTTGTTGAAGGAGCAGAAGTAGAAGTTCCTGCAAACGAAGAAATCGCTGAAGAAGTTGTTGAAGAAACTACAGAAGCGTAA
- the frr gene encoding ribosome recycling factor, producing the protein MLEAILKEAEEKMQKSVENTKTKFSHVRAGRASVSMLDGVTVEAYGSATPLNQVGTVSAPEARLLVIDPWDKSLIPAIEKTILQANLGFNPSNDGKIIRLVVPELTEDRRKEYVKMVKKEAEEGKVAIRNVRKEVNNKLRKLEKDSEITEDELKSSEEKVQKSTDKFIAQVDDALSKKEKELLTV; encoded by the coding sequence ATGTTAGAAGCAATTTTAAAAGAAGCTGAAGAAAAAATGCAAAAATCTGTAGAAAATACAAAAACAAAATTTTCTCATGTAAGAGCTGGGCGTGCGAGCGTTTCTATGCTTGATGGAGTAACTGTGGAAGCTTATGGTTCTGCTACCCCACTTAATCAAGTTGGAACAGTTTCAGCTCCAGAAGCTAGATTATTGGTAATTGATCCTTGGGACAAATCATTAATTCCAGCAATTGAAAAAACGATTTTACAGGCAAACTTAGGATTTAATCCGTCAAATGATGGGAAAATCATCAGACTTGTAGTACCAGAACTTACAGAAGACCGTAGAAAAGAATATGTAAAAATGGTAAAAAAAGAAGCTGAAGAAGGAAAAGTAGCAATTAGAAACGTGAGAAAAGAAGTAAACAATAAACTAAGAAAACTTGAAAAAGATAGTGAAATCACAGAAGATGAACTAAAATCAAGCGAAGAAAAAGTACAAAAATCAACTGATAAATTTATCGCACAAGTTGACGATGCTTTGAGTAAAAAAGAAAAAGAATTGCTGACAGTTTAA